The Microbacterium sp. LWO12-1.2 genome includes a window with the following:
- a CDS encoding molybdenum cofactor biosynthesis F family protein — protein MTTLNPADTSTWLPLEGLAPGFDANKAPHSTALSGREIAVVDARGTRIVHRFSDTTVAWEYQPGTEDPTAAAADTDDYEAFEVDDDLYFVQFHHRYLPNEAVSLVLDLRQGRALAIISIILPAPEKGRTRVQHVFAPSVIEGVEVSGAEAAPTTTLIGRRVEWVYSTEHAYEHVYLSPRWYSWQCLAGPERGLADTDENSVWEVRPGIYIFAWREKVIPCASVTIADHRDVNAIRSHGVLFGLDETGEVPTHFTFGAHGRLLSTTLHTPELEPATFGDA, from the coding sequence ATGACCACGTTGAACCCCGCCGACACGTCCACCTGGCTCCCGCTCGAGGGCCTCGCCCCCGGCTTCGACGCGAACAAGGCGCCGCACAGCACAGCGCTCAGCGGTCGCGAGATCGCGGTCGTCGACGCCAGAGGCACACGGATCGTGCACCGCTTCTCCGACACCACGGTCGCCTGGGAGTACCAGCCCGGCACCGAGGACCCGACGGCGGCCGCCGCGGACACGGACGACTACGAGGCCTTCGAGGTCGATGACGACCTGTACTTCGTGCAGTTCCACCACCGCTACCTGCCGAACGAGGCCGTCTCGCTCGTGCTCGATCTGCGGCAGGGCCGCGCGCTCGCGATCATCTCGATCATCCTGCCCGCGCCCGAGAAGGGCCGCACCCGCGTGCAGCACGTCTTCGCGCCCAGCGTGATCGAAGGCGTCGAGGTGTCCGGCGCCGAGGCGGCGCCCACCACGACGCTCATCGGGCGACGCGTCGAGTGGGTGTACAGCACCGAGCACGCCTACGAGCACGTGTACCTGTCTCCGCGCTGGTACTCGTGGCAGTGCCTGGCCGGCCCCGAGCGCGGCCTCGCCGACACCGATGAGAACAGCGTGTGGGAGGTGCGCCCCGGCATCTACATCTTCGCGTGGCGTGAGAAGGTCATCCCCTGCGCCTCTGTGACGATCGCCGACCACCGCGACGTCAACGCGATCCGCTCGCACGGTGTGCTGTTCGGGCTCGACGAGACCGGCGAGGTGCCCACGCACTTCACATTCGGTGCGCACGGACGCCTGCTGTCGACGACCCTGCACACGCCAGAGCTCGAGCCCGCCACGTTCGGAGACGCCTGA
- a CDS encoding GMC family oxidoreductase codes for MGSVIIVGAGTSGAIVARRLVDAGVDVTLIEAGNYDTNPAIHDPSRAGELWHSADDWDFFTVPQKHAADRRLHLPRGKVTGGSHALNAMIWVRGAASDYDGWERGGATGWGWSEVEPVFTAIENDLLPVTDDYPLSPIQASIIDAAVQEGLPRNPNYNGGTLDGISQEQVTMRDGRRANTWTTYAQPVADRLTILTGREVHSVIVEDGRAVGVRLGEGEAAEEVRADDVILSAGAIGTPVILLRSGIGPAAELEALGIPVVQDSPGVGKNLHDHLLSPVIFTTEKPVGPPQPGVSVTQTHLFWRSRDDLAEPDTQPILFSVPMWGELEPRGDDGFSLMAGLVTPHSRGALTLSGPGLADPPLIDLAALADDRDVASLAASVRQCRRIGARPALAEEWGAVEVYPGPDVADADVEDWVRRTAITYHHQVGTCRMGTDAESVVDPQLRVHGIQGLRVIDASVIPTVPTGNTNAPAAMIGERGARFVLEG; via the coding sequence GTGGGGTCCGTCATCATCGTCGGCGCGGGAACCTCGGGTGCGATCGTCGCGCGGCGTCTGGTGGACGCCGGGGTCGACGTCACGCTCATCGAGGCGGGAAACTACGACACCAACCCGGCCATCCACGACCCCTCACGCGCAGGAGAGCTGTGGCACTCCGCTGACGACTGGGACTTCTTCACCGTGCCGCAGAAGCACGCGGCCGACCGCCGACTGCACTTGCCGCGCGGCAAGGTCACGGGCGGATCGCACGCGCTCAACGCCATGATCTGGGTGCGCGGCGCCGCCTCCGACTACGACGGCTGGGAGCGCGGCGGGGCCACAGGCTGGGGGTGGTCCGAGGTCGAGCCGGTGTTCACCGCGATCGAGAACGACCTGCTTCCTGTCACCGACGACTACCCGCTCTCTCCGATCCAGGCGTCCATCATCGACGCCGCGGTGCAGGAGGGCCTGCCGCGCAATCCGAACTACAACGGCGGAACGCTCGACGGCATCTCGCAGGAGCAGGTGACGATGCGCGACGGCCGCCGGGCGAACACCTGGACGACATACGCGCAACCCGTCGCCGACAGGCTGACCATCCTCACCGGCCGCGAGGTGCACTCCGTGATCGTCGAGGATGGCCGTGCGGTCGGCGTGCGACTGGGGGAGGGCGAGGCGGCGGAGGAGGTGCGTGCCGACGACGTCATCCTGTCGGCGGGCGCCATCGGCACGCCCGTGATCCTGCTGCGCTCGGGCATCGGCCCCGCAGCCGAGCTCGAGGCGCTGGGCATCCCGGTCGTGCAGGACTCGCCGGGCGTGGGCAAGAACCTCCACGACCACCTCCTGTCGCCCGTGATCTTCACCACGGAGAAGCCGGTCGGGCCGCCGCAGCCGGGCGTCTCGGTCACGCAGACGCACCTGTTCTGGCGCAGCCGCGACGACCTCGCCGAGCCCGACACGCAGCCGATCCTGTTCTCGGTACCGATGTGGGGTGAGCTCGAGCCGCGCGGCGACGACGGGTTCTCGCTGATGGCGGGGCTCGTCACGCCGCACAGCCGCGGTGCTCTGACGCTGTCGGGGCCAGGGCTCGCCGACCCGCCGCTCATCGACCTCGCCGCACTCGCGGACGACCGCGATGTGGCGTCGCTCGCCGCGTCGGTGCGCCAGTGCCGGCGGATCGGTGCGCGCCCGGCCCTCGCGGAGGAGTGGGGAGCGGTTGAGGTGTATCCGGGCCCGGACGTCGCGGATGCGGATGTCGAGGACTGGGTGCGCCGCACCGCCATCACCTACCACCACCAGGTCGGCACGTGTCGGATGGGGACCGACGCGGAGTCCGTGGTCGACCCGCAGCTGCGCGTGCACGGCATCCAGGGTCTGCGTGTGATCGACGCCTCGGTCATCCCCACGGTGCCCACCGGCAATACGAACGCCCCCGCCGCGATGATCGGCGAACGCGGCGCTCGATTCGTGCTGGAGGGCTGA
- a CDS encoding amidohydrolase, whose product MTEVADLIVTGSMIRTADRTNPVVEAFAVRDGRILAVGSPADIERFRGRRTRMLEVGDAAVYPGFVDVHNHHALAGRTDLFELSLPPSLTLDEILDRVREKATTLPEDAWIVGGAVPTTLLPDLANTSSRLRLDEAAGGRPVVLVEDSRHNRWANTRALELAGITAGSIPSSGVTMLDPDDGTPTGVLLEAAGIPVQEAYDRSGGLTPAQHAAASRRGVELLNSFGITTFQDAGVSIDILQALADLDRADELHAWVVSSLLINDEIFGVDPIGEPLIARGEEFRTAHHRPDFVKIFLDGVPPARTASFLEPYPADAAHGAHFHGETTMTFDELAGWLRAVAARGLGAKVHCTGDGSARLVLDVAEALRAEGITTPIQIAHGQFLADSDIPRLHALDVSADISPFIWYPGVIPQALADVLGERAEHSQPNRALIDAGALVAGGSDWPVSESPNTLEGLQGLVTRADPLGRAPGVLWPEQAITAEEALEVFTINAATAMGLAAETGSLAVGKSADFVVLARDAIAGPADEIVHTEVISTWFAGREVYTR is encoded by the coding sequence ATGACGGAGGTCGCCGACCTCATCGTCACCGGTTCCATGATCCGCACCGCGGATCGGACGAATCCGGTGGTCGAGGCGTTCGCCGTGCGCGACGGCAGAATCCTCGCGGTCGGCTCTCCGGCCGACATCGAGCGTTTCCGCGGGCGGCGCACCCGGATGCTCGAGGTCGGCGACGCCGCCGTGTACCCCGGGTTCGTCGATGTGCACAACCACCACGCGCTCGCCGGTCGCACCGATCTGTTCGAGCTCTCGCTGCCGCCGTCGCTGACGCTCGACGAGATCCTCGACCGCGTGCGGGAGAAGGCGACCACCCTTCCGGAGGACGCCTGGATCGTCGGCGGCGCCGTGCCGACCACGCTGCTGCCCGACCTCGCGAACACGTCTTCGCGTCTGCGGCTGGACGAGGCCGCAGGCGGGCGCCCCGTCGTGCTGGTCGAGGACTCGCGCCACAACCGCTGGGCGAACACCCGGGCGCTGGAACTGGCGGGCATCACCGCCGGGAGCATCCCCTCGTCCGGAGTGACGATGCTCGACCCCGACGACGGCACCCCGACCGGCGTGCTGCTCGAAGCGGCCGGCATCCCGGTGCAGGAGGCCTACGACCGCAGCGGCGGACTCACGCCAGCGCAGCACGCGGCGGCCTCCCGCCGTGGCGTCGAGCTGCTGAACTCGTTCGGCATCACCACGTTCCAGGACGCCGGAGTCTCGATCGACATCCTGCAGGCACTGGCCGACCTGGACCGCGCAGACGAGCTCCACGCGTGGGTCGTCTCCTCGCTGCTGATCAACGACGAGATCTTCGGCGTCGACCCGATCGGCGAGCCACTTATCGCCCGTGGCGAGGAGTTCCGCACCGCGCACCACCGCCCGGACTTCGTGAAGATCTTCCTCGACGGGGTGCCGCCGGCGCGGACCGCCTCGTTCCTGGAGCCGTACCCGGCGGATGCCGCGCACGGCGCGCACTTCCACGGCGAGACGACCATGACCTTCGACGAGCTCGCCGGATGGCTGCGCGCGGTCGCCGCCCGCGGGCTCGGCGCCAAGGTGCACTGCACCGGAGACGGCTCGGCTCGGCTGGTGCTCGATGTCGCCGAGGCGCTGCGAGCTGAAGGGATCACCACGCCGATCCAGATCGCGCATGGACAGTTCCTCGCCGACTCCGACATCCCGCGTCTGCACGCACTCGACGTCTCGGCCGACATCTCGCCCTTCATCTGGTACCCCGGAGTCATCCCCCAGGCGCTGGCCGATGTGCTGGGCGAACGCGCCGAGCACTCGCAGCCGAACCGGGCGTTGATCGACGCGGGCGCCCTCGTCGCCGGTGGTTCGGACTGGCCGGTGAGCGAGTCCCCGAACACCCTCGAAGGTCTGCAGGGGCTGGTGACCAGGGCCGATCCGCTCGGCCGGGCGCCCGGCGTGCTGTGGCCCGAGCAGGCCATCACCGCCGAGGAGGCACTGGAGGTCTTCACGATCAACGCGGCGACCGCCATGGGCCTCGCCGCCGAGACCGGTTCTCTGGCTGTGGGCAAGTCTGCGGACTTCGTGGTGCTCGCACGCGACGCGATCGCCGGTCCTGCCGACGAGATCGTGCACACCGAGGTCATCTCGACATGGTTCGCCGGCCGTGAGGTCTACACGCGCTGA